In a single window of the Limnochorda sp. L945t genome:
- the ald gene encoding alanine dehydrogenase has product MIIGVPREIKPGENRVAIVPAGVEELTRRGHRVLVEEGAGRGSGILDEEFLSAGAILRKQAEEIYAEADLILKVKEPQPSEYPLLRRGQVVFTYLHLAADRALTVALVERGIVGIAYETIQLPDGSLPLLTPMSEVAGRMSVQVGAQFLEKVHGGRGILLGGVPGVPGAEVVILGGGTVGFNAARIALGMGAHVTVIDSNVPRLRFLEEVLQGNLITVVSNRYNIDRAVRYADLVIGAVLIPGARAPRLVTEEMVRAMKEGSVIVDVAVDQGGCIETVDRATTHDDPVFVKHGVVHYAVANIPGAVPRTSTYALTNCTLPYVLELADKGWKAAVRASRPLALGVNLLEGSVTYEAVARAHDLPYVPLAEAM; this is encoded by the coding sequence GTGATCATCGGCGTTCCCAGGGAGATCAAACCGGGCGAGAACCGGGTCGCCATCGTCCCGGCCGGGGTGGAGGAGCTCACCCGGCGAGGCCACCGGGTCCTCGTCGAGGAGGGCGCGGGGAGAGGCAGCGGGATTCTCGACGAGGAGTTCCTCTCGGCGGGCGCCATCCTGCGCAAGCAGGCAGAGGAGATCTACGCCGAGGCCGACCTCATCCTCAAAGTCAAGGAGCCGCAGCCTTCGGAGTACCCCCTGTTGCGGCGCGGCCAGGTGGTCTTCACCTACTTGCATCTGGCGGCCGACCGGGCTTTGACGGTGGCCCTCGTCGAGCGCGGGATCGTGGGCATCGCGTACGAGACCATCCAGCTGCCGGACGGTTCGCTGCCCCTGTTGACGCCGATGAGCGAGGTGGCAGGGCGCATGTCCGTCCAGGTGGGTGCGCAGTTCCTCGAGAAGGTGCACGGGGGGCGGGGTATCCTGCTGGGCGGAGTGCCGGGCGTGCCCGGGGCCGAGGTGGTCATCCTCGGCGGGGGGACGGTGGGGTTCAACGCGGCCCGCATCGCTCTTGGCATGGGAGCCCACGTGACGGTGATCGACTCCAACGTGCCGCGCCTTCGGTTTCTGGAGGAGGTGCTCCAGGGCAACCTCATCACGGTGGTCTCCAACCGTTACAACATCGACCGGGCCGTGCGGTACGCCGACCTGGTCATCGGGGCGGTGCTGATCCCGGGGGCGAGGGCGCCGCGCCTCGTGACCGAAGAGATGGTGCGGGCCATGAAAGAGGGCAGCGTCATCGTGGACGTGGCGGTCGACCAGGGCGGGTGCATCGAGACGGTGGACCGCGCCACGACCCACGATGACCCGGTCTTCGTGAAACACGGGGTCGTCCACTACGCCGTCGCCAACATCCCCGGCGCCGTGCCCCGCACCTCGACCTATGCGCTGACCAACTGCACGCTGCCGTACGTGCTGGAGCTGGCGGACAAGGGTTGGAAAGCGGCGGTGCGGGCGAGCCGGCCCCTTGCGCTGGGTGTCAATCTGCTCGAGGGCAGCGTAACGTACGAAGCCGTGGCCAGGGCGCACGACCTGCCGTACGTGCCCCTGGCCGAAGCGATGTAG
- the accD gene encoding acetyl-CoA carboxylase, carboxyltransferase subunit beta — translation MLKDLFRGKPRYVTVKPPATMPVKREAPDGLWTKCSGCGAILYSKELVKHFRVCPRCGYHFRIGAWERLRQVLDAPEQFVPFDRDIRSVNPLGFPGYEEKLTRSRQATGLDEAAVLGQGTIGEWPAVVGAIDFGFMGGSMGSVVGERIARGFERAVQLGLPVVLFSAGGGGARMHEGILSLMQMVKTSQAVAQHSEAGLLYISVLTDPTMGGIYASFASLADIIVAEPGALIGFAGPRVVEETIRQKLPPGFQSSEFALRNGMIDMIVDRRQMKPTLARLLALHAPRKERRHAQ, via the coding sequence ATGCTGAAAGACCTGTTCCGGGGTAAACCACGCTACGTCACGGTCAAGCCGCCGGCCACCATGCCCGTCAAGCGCGAGGCGCCCGACGGGCTGTGGACCAAGTGCAGCGGGTGCGGCGCCATCTTGTACAGCAAAGAGCTGGTCAAGCATTTTCGTGTCTGCCCGCGCTGCGGCTATCATTTCCGCATCGGCGCGTGGGAGCGCCTCAGGCAGGTGCTGGATGCTCCCGAGCAGTTCGTGCCCTTCGACCGGGACATTCGGAGCGTCAACCCCCTGGGGTTTCCGGGATACGAGGAGAAGCTGACCCGCTCCCGCCAGGCCACGGGGCTGGACGAGGCAGCGGTGCTCGGGCAGGGCACCATCGGGGAGTGGCCCGCCGTCGTAGGGGCCATCGACTTCGGCTTCATGGGCGGGAGCATGGGCTCGGTCGTAGGTGAGCGGATCGCGCGGGGCTTCGAGCGGGCGGTGCAGCTGGGGCTGCCGGTGGTCCTCTTCTCGGCGGGTGGCGGCGGGGCCCGGATGCATGAAGGGATTCTCTCCCTCATGCAGATGGTCAAGACGAGCCAGGCGGTCGCCCAGCATTCCGAGGCGGGGCTACTGTACATCTCCGTTCTGACCGATCCCACGATGGGCGGGATCTACGCGAGCTTCGCCTCCCTGGCCGACATCATCGTGGCCGAGCCGGGGGCGCTCATCGGGTTTGCGGGGCCCCGGGTGGTCGAGGAGACGATCCGGCAGAAGCTGCCGCCGGGGTTCCAGTCGTCGGAGTTCGCGCTCCGAAACGGCATGATCGACATGATCGTGGATCGCCGCCAGATGAAGCCGACGCTGGCGCGTCTTCTCGCGCTGCACGCGCCCCGGAAGGAGCGGCGCCATGCCCAGTAA
- the pyk gene encoding pyruvate kinase, translating into MPPFRHTKLVCTIGPASEDETVVTAMLDAGMDVARLNLSHGTLDEHARRLERLRRLSAQRLRPLAVMLDIQGPKIRLGEFEAPRTLRKGERLVLQGVETPSSPADPGAIPVVYPGLARSVRPGGLIYLDDGVVRLTVEAVEGERVTCVAQTSGSLRSRKGVALPGVRVDLPALTETDRRHLEWAAEMGVDMVAASFVRRGAHVEAVREALAKAGAEHVPVIAKIESAEGLDNLDEIVAAADGVMVARGDLGVDISLEEVPVAQKAIIRRCNAAGKPVITATQMLESMVHSPTPTRAEVTDVANAILDGTDAVMLSGETAVGEYPVEAVGMLHRIALSAEQALDDHKAVVAPGATVAPERPGKVARAISRAACHIAAEVGATAILCSTQSGATARMVASFRPRAPIIAATPRPEVARQLAVVWGVFPVVVPRARTIDEMLDLAITAALRTGYVRRGDRVAVAAGVKTDMPGSTNLIQVHEVP; encoded by the coding sequence GTGCCACCCTTTCGCCACACCAAGCTGGTCTGCACCATCGGCCCCGCTTCCGAGGACGAGACGGTCGTCACCGCGATGCTCGATGCGGGCATGGACGTGGCCCGGCTCAACCTTTCCCACGGAACGCTCGATGAGCACGCCCGGCGACTCGAGCGGTTGCGTCGCCTGAGCGCCCAGCGGCTGAGGCCCCTGGCGGTCATGCTGGACATCCAGGGGCCCAAGATCCGGCTCGGGGAGTTCGAGGCTCCCCGCACGTTACGCAAGGGCGAACGGCTGGTCCTCCAAGGGGTGGAGACACCCTCGAGCCCGGCCGATCCCGGCGCGATACCCGTCGTTTACCCTGGGCTCGCCCGATCGGTGCGCCCGGGCGGCCTCATCTACCTGGATGACGGGGTCGTGCGACTCACCGTGGAGGCGGTCGAGGGCGAACGGGTCACGTGCGTCGCTCAGACGAGCGGCAGCTTGCGCTCCCGCAAGGGGGTGGCGTTGCCGGGCGTACGGGTCGATCTCCCCGCCCTCACGGAGACCGACCGGCGCCACCTGGAGTGGGCGGCGGAGATGGGCGTCGACATGGTGGCGGCCAGCTTCGTCCGCCGTGGCGCTCACGTCGAGGCGGTGCGGGAGGCACTGGCGAAAGCCGGTGCGGAGCACGTGCCCGTCATCGCCAAGATCGAGAGCGCCGAGGGGCTGGACAACCTCGACGAGATCGTGGCGGCAGCGGACGGAGTGATGGTGGCGAGAGGCGACCTCGGGGTGGACATCTCCCTGGAGGAGGTCCCCGTCGCGCAAAAGGCGATCATCCGCCGGTGCAACGCGGCCGGCAAGCCGGTCATCACCGCCACCCAGATGCTGGAGTCCATGGTGCACAGCCCCACGCCCACCCGGGCCGAGGTGACGGACGTGGCCAACGCCATCCTGGATGGGACGGACGCGGTCATGCTGTCGGGCGAGACGGCGGTGGGCGAGTACCCCGTGGAAGCGGTCGGCATGCTGCACCGGATCGCTCTGTCGGCGGAGCAGGCCCTCGACGACCACAAGGCCGTCGTGGCGCCCGGCGCGACCGTGGCCCCGGAGCGACCCGGGAAGGTGGCGAGGGCGATCAGCCGGGCTGCGTGCCACATCGCCGCGGAGGTGGGCGCAACGGCCATTCTCTGTTCGACGCAGTCCGGCGCCACCGCCCGGATGGTGGCGAGCTTCCGGCCCCGGGCTCCCATCATTGCGGCCACGCCGCGGCCGGAAGTGGCCCGGCAGCTCGCGGTGGTGTGGGGAGTCTTCCCCGTCGTGGTCCCGCGCGCCCGGACCATCGACGAGATGCTGGACCTGGCCATCACGGCCGCGTTGCGGACCGGATACGTACGGCGAGGCGACCGGGTGGCGGTGGCGGCCGGCGTGAAGACCGACATGCCGGGTTCGACCAACTTGATCCAGGTGCACGAGGTGCCGTGA
- a CDS encoding aspartate aminotransferase family protein, with protein MQEEQYRARFSGSAALFGRAQRLFPSGLTHDARYLEPFPVYAARAAGAHKWDVDGHELIDYWMGHGALLLGHAHPTLVEAVTAQVARGTHLGANHPLEVEWAELVQALMPAVERIRFTNSGTEATQLAMRLARAYTGRTRIVKFQGHFHGWHDTAAAGGAVRPAGIPEEVMEAALVVPPNEPRVLEEALRSHPDVAGVIIEPGGGAWGELPVRAQFLHDVRDLTERYGVVLIFDEVVTGFRMAPGGAQQYYGIRPDLVCLGKILCGGLPGGAVGGRAEIVDLLAFTGDPARDARKVAHLGTFNANPLSAAAGIAMLRQVQTGEPTRQAAQLNARLVAALNEVLERRRVKGFVYGLSSWFHVALGTEGERQADGSWWPLTTAGAGAELAAQGLVQRLRRAMLLEGVDLMRNGGFLSTAHTLADLEATAQAFDRALERMREDGGLPER; from the coding sequence TTGCAAGAGGAACAGTACCGAGCTCGCTTTTCGGGCAGCGCTGCGCTCTTTGGAAGGGCGCAGCGGCTTTTTCCTTCGGGGCTGACCCACGATGCCCGCTACCTGGAGCCGTTCCCCGTTTACGCAGCCCGTGCCGCGGGCGCCCACAAGTGGGACGTGGACGGCCACGAGTTGATCGATTACTGGATGGGCCACGGGGCGCTCCTGTTGGGGCATGCCCACCCGACGCTCGTGGAGGCGGTGACCGCCCAGGTAGCCCGGGGCACTCACCTGGGGGCGAACCATCCTCTCGAGGTGGAGTGGGCGGAGCTCGTGCAGGCGCTCATGCCGGCGGTCGAGCGCATACGCTTCACCAACTCGGGCACCGAGGCGACCCAGCTGGCGATGCGGCTGGCCCGCGCCTACACGGGGCGGACCCGCATCGTGAAGTTCCAGGGGCACTTCCACGGGTGGCACGATACTGCTGCCGCAGGGGGAGCGGTTCGCCCGGCGGGCATTCCCGAGGAGGTCATGGAGGCGGCGCTGGTAGTGCCGCCCAATGAGCCGCGGGTGTTGGAGGAGGCGCTCCGTTCGCATCCCGACGTGGCTGGGGTCATCATCGAGCCCGGCGGCGGGGCGTGGGGGGAGCTCCCGGTCCGGGCGCAGTTCTTGCACGACGTGCGGGATCTCACCGAGCGCTACGGCGTCGTGCTCATCTTCGACGAAGTCGTCACGGGCTTCCGGATGGCGCCGGGCGGGGCGCAGCAGTACTACGGGATACGGCCGGATCTCGTCTGCCTCGGCAAGATCCTGTGCGGCGGGCTGCCCGGCGGCGCGGTCGGCGGTCGGGCCGAGATCGTCGACCTGCTGGCCTTCACGGGGGACCCGGCGCGAGACGCCCGTAAGGTGGCCCACCTCGGGACCTTCAACGCCAACCCGCTCTCCGCGGCCGCCGGGATTGCCATGCTGCGCCAGGTGCAGACGGGCGAGCCGACCCGCCAGGCGGCCCAACTCAACGCCCGTCTGGTGGCGGCCCTCAACGAGGTGCTGGAGCGCAGGCGGGTCAAGGGGTTCGTGTACGGCCTCTCGTCGTGGTTCCACGTCGCCCTCGGCACAGAGGGAGAGCGGCAGGCCGACGGCTCGTGGTGGCCGCTGACCACGGCGGGCGCCGGCGCGGAGCTTGCGGCCCAGGGGCTGGTGCAGCGGCTGCGCCGGGCCATGCTGCTCGAGGGGGTCGACCTGATGCGAAATGGCGGGTTCTTGTCCACGGCTCACACCCTCGCGGACCTCGAGGCGACGGCACAGGCCTTCGACCGGGCGCTCGAGCGGATGCGCGAGGATGGGGGGCTGCCCGAGCGGTGA